One window from the genome of Diabrotica virgifera virgifera chromosome 6, PGI_DIABVI_V3a encodes:
- the LOC126887011 gene encoding phospholipase A2 inhibitor-like has translation MRFKNGIIIFFVIAIVDEVLSENPNSPCKENWDGGIKCSDCATLRAGQTYFPFFESRPLRYFIAYFECRDNFSRIDIGHDLIDKLQKIEVIKITKTDARRLVAGTFGSTNITNTLRQLYLPNNNISIIDASAFGRMKVLTHLFLNNNKLKSFSSHIITEGVNIKYLNLGNNLFEDMMDTQLYNLTSLTYLNLDGNKFKTISMSKVISNLKPVRVVWMSNNLLTYIGLESFDPVFDIEVLNLSFNKIDNIFGALSFMEKLKTLILSYNNIAELEELDFPLKNLTSLQYLAIDHNQIMFMDPNLLDVLPFLKKITIMGNPWYCNCLRDYRQGLEVRHIQEKCGSDYVDTKRPVCLVDLTTNNTCTHVYSTAAAKFVNDDRRLHLDTDITFCLLNEFEQ, from the coding sequence ATGCGGTTCAAAAACggaataattatattttttgtgataGCCATTGTCGACGAAGTGCTTTCAGAAAACCCAAATTCACCTTGTAAGGAGAACTGGGATGGTGGTATTAAGTGTTCCGATTGTGCTACACTGCGCGCTGGACAGACATATTTTCCCTTTTTTGAATCTAGACCACTTAGATACTTCATTGCTTACTTTGAATGCAGAGATAATTTTAGCAGGATTGACATAGGCCATGACCTAATTGATAAGTTACAGAAAATCGAAGTAATAAAAATCACGAAGACAGATGCACGGCGTTTGGTTGCAGGCACATTTGGAAGTACAAATATAACTAACACATTGCGCCAGTTATATTTGCCTAATAACAATATTTCCATCATAGATGCTTCCGCTTTTGGCCGTATGAAGGTATTGACTCATCTTTTCTTAAACAACAACAAATTGAAAAGCTTCAGCTCCCATATTATAACTGAAGGTGTTAATATCAAATACTTGAATTTGGGAAATAATCTTTTCGAAGACATGATGGATACTCAGTTGTATAATTTAACAAGCCTTACGTATTTAAATCTTGACGGAAATAAGTTTAAAACCATCAGTATGAGTAAGGTAATAAGTAACCTGAAACCAGTCAGAGTCGTATGGATGTCTAACAACTTACTTACATACATCGGGTTAGAGTCCTTCGATCCAGTGTTTGATATAGAAGTTTTGAACTTGTCCTTCAACAAAATCGATAATATTTTTGGCGCTCTTAGCTTTATGGAGAAACTGAAAACGCTCATTTTAAGTTACAATAACATAGCAGAACTCGAGGAATTGGATTTTCCACTTAAAAACCTTACCAGTCTCCAATATCTCGCTATTGATCACAATCAAATTATGTTCATGGACCCGAATTTGCTGGACGTATTACCCTTTTTAAAGAAAATCACCATAATGGGAAATCCGTGGTATTGCAACTGCTTGAGAGATTACCGTCAAGGCCTTGAAGTACGGCATATACAAGAAAAATGCGGTAGTGATTACGTTGATACCAAAAGACCCGTTTGCTTAGTTGACCTGACAACTAACAATACGTGCACTCATGTTTACTCAACAGCGGCTGCAAAGTTTGTAAATGACGATAGAAGACTTCATTTGGATACAGATATCACTTTTTGTCTCTTAAATGAATTCGAGCAATAA